Proteins encoded by one window of Elaeis guineensis isolate ETL-2024a chromosome 12, EG11, whole genome shotgun sequence:
- the LOC105055476 gene encoding uncharacterized protein, translating to MAADRRRHSNLQCFLTRTTPSVPSHSLPKTCIRDLNSLWHPVIKGAMEYFTLKDLWDQYTEWSVYGAGVPVVLNNGETVVQYYVPYLSAIQIYTSKSPVASRNMLEESESDSCSDDSESEKLSRSWDTVSDDSVFDQDASWPTREHLGHLCFHYIEYGAPYGRLPLADKVTELARTYPGLMTLKSVELSPASWMSVAWYPIYHIPARRNVKDLSACFLTYHTISSAFQDNVTGDMEKDVQFATGNGNELKERSNCITLSPFGLATYKVQGSIWTNPECADHERIRDLNSAAASWLRQLGVHHHDFNFFTTH from the exons ATGGCTGCCGATCGGCGAAGGCACTCCAATCTTCAGTGCTTCCTCACCCGCACCACCCCTTCCGTGCCGTCGCATTCTCTCCCAAAG ACATGCATTCGAGATCTAAACAGCCTCTGGCACCCAGTCATCAAGGGCGCGATGGAGTACTTCACTCTCAAAGACCTCTGGGATCAGTATACCGAGTGGAGTGTCTATGGTGCTGGTGTCCCAGTTGTCCTTAATAATGGCGAGACTGTAGTCCAGTACTATGTACCCTACCTGTCTGCTATCCAGATTTACACCAGCAAATCTCCTGTGGCTTCAAG GAACATGCTGGAAGAGAGTGAGAGTGATTCTTGCAGCGATGACAGTGAGAGTGAGAAGCTGTCTAGGTCATGGGATACTGTATCAGATGACTCAGTCTTCGACCAGGATGCTTCATGGCCTACTAGGGAACACCTAGGTCATTTGTGCTTTCATTATATTGAGTATGGTGCTCCTTATGGAAGACTGCCACTCGCAGACAAG GTGACGGAGCTCGCTCGCACTTATCCGGGTTTGATGACCCTCAAGAGTGTGGAACTCTCACCTGCTAGCTGGATGTCAGTTGCATG GTATCCTATTTATCATATTCCAGCTCGTAGAAATGTAAAAGATTTGTCTGCATGCTTTCTGACCTATCATACAATCTCCTCAGCTTTTCAAG ATAATGTGACTGGGGATATGGAGAAAGATGTACAATTTGCTACCGGAAATGGAAATGAACTAAAGGAACGGAGCAACTGCATCACTCTTTCTCCCTTTGGACTGGCCACTTACAAAGTACAGGGCAGTATCTGGACAAATCCTGAATGTGCAGACCATGAAAGGATCCGGGACCTCAACAGCGCTGCAGCCTCCTGGTTGAGGCAGCTTGGAGTTCATCACCATGACTTCAACTTCTTCACTACTCACTGA